The DNA region CAGGCCCACCACCAGGTCCGGCCGGCCGTCAGGGGTGTAGCGCCGCACCGCCGCACCGTCCCAGAAGGCGACCCAGACGCAGCCGTCGGCGTCCACCGTCAGCCCGTCGGGCCATCCGGAGTCAGGCTCCACGGTGACGAACGGGCGACGGTTCGCGACGCGCGGACCGTCCACGTCGAACACGTCGATCCGCCGCGTCGGGGTGTCGATGTAGTACATGAGCCGGCCGTCCGGGCTCCAGCCGGTGCCGTTGCCGACCGTCACCGCGTCCGGGACGACCGTCACCGTGCCGTCCGGCGCGATCCGGGACAGGCTGCCGCCCGCCTCGCGTTCGTCGTACCGCATGGTGCCCGCCCAGAGGGCGCCGTCCGGCGCCACGGCCGCGTCGTTGCCCCGGCGCCCGGGGACGGGGTCGTGGACCAGCCAGGAGAAGGCCCCGTCGGCGTCGTACAGCCCCGTGCCGTCACGCAGGTTGACGACGAGCCCGCCACCGGCCCGCGGTTTGGCCGCACCGACGTGCTGTCCGGTGGTCATGACCGTGCGGCGCCCGGTCGACGGGTCGTACGTGTGGACGCGGGCGGAGAGTATGTCCACCCAGATCAGCCGCCCGGTCGCCGGGTCCCAGGTCGGGCCCTCGCCGAGCTCGGCCTGCTCACGCACGGCCACCTCCCAGGCGGACGTCACGCCTGCCCCCGGTGGTGTCCGAGCCTGCCGGACAGCGCGTCGGCGCCGCCCGAGGCGAGCTGGGCGAGCTCCGCCTCGCGCTCCTCGCTCCAGCGGATCATCGGTACGGAGATAGAGAGCGCGGCGACGACACGGCCGGAACGGTCCCGGACCGGCGCGGCCACACAGCTCACGTCCGGATTGGACTCACGGTGCTCGACCGCTATGCCCCGCTTGCGCACCACGGCGAGCGCGGCCCGCAGCTCCGCGGCGTCGGTGAGGCTGTTGTCGGTCATGGCGACGAGTTCGCGTCCGTCGAGGCGTGCGTCGAGCTCCGCCTCCGGGAGCGCGGCCAGCAGCAGCTTGCCGACGGATGTGCAGTGGGCGGGCAGCTTGCGGCCGGCGGCCGAGACCATGCGGACCGCGTGGGTGGAGTCCACCTTGGCGATGTAGATGACCTCGGTGTCCTCCAGGATCGCCACATGGACCGTCTCACCACAGGTCTCGGCGACCTCGCGGGCCACCTGCTGGCCCTCCGCCGCCAGGTCGAGCTGTTCGGCGTACCGGCTGCCGAGCTGGTACGTGCGCACGCCGAGGCGGTAGCGGCCCGGCTGTCCGGGGACCGTGACCAGGTAGGACCGGGCCGCGAGGGTGGTGAGCAGTTCGTGCACGGTGGTTCGTGGCAGTTGGAGCTTGCGCGTCACCTCGGGAGCGGAGAGGGTTCCCTCGCCCTGGAGGAACAGCTCGAGTACATCCAGCGCCCTGGTCACCGCAGGGACGAGTCGTCCCATGTTCGCCCACCCATCGTGTTCGACACTCCGGCCAATGACCGGAATAACGAACGCAGGCTAGCGGCAGGGAACTTGTCCGGGCAACGTACGCGACGCGGCGATGGGGTAGGGCACAGGAGTGATTCGCCGTATGTGTACCGATATATTTGGATTACTCCGTGGTGCGATGGGCGCGCCTCCTGATTCGCCGCCCGGCGCCAGGGTATTCGCTGTCCCATGCCCACACCGAGCAGTCCTCCCTCGCCGCGCCGCTGGCGCGGCTGGCTCCACGAGCGCGATCTGGCCGCCTTCCGGAGCGTGGCCGAGAGACATTGGCCCGGCGCCGAACCCGTCCTGCCCCGGCTGAGCCGCAGCGCCAATCACGGGCTGCTGTGGTTCGGGGCCGCCGCGGGCATGGCGGCGCTGGGCACCAGCGCGCGGTCCCGCCGGGCGGCGCTGCGCGGGGTCGCCTCGCTGGCCGTCGCCTCCGCCGCGATCAACACGGTGGGCAAGGGGGCGGTACGCAGGGAGCGCCCGATCCTGGACATGGTTCCGGTGATACGGCAGCTGAAGCGGCAGCCGTTCACCACGTCCTTCCCGTCGGGGCACGCCGCGTCGGCGGCCGCGTTCGCGACGGGTGTCGCCCTCGAGTCGAAGGGCTGGGGTGCGGTCGTGGCGCCGGTGGCGGCGGCCGTGGCCGCGTCCCGCGTCTACACCGGCGTCCACTATCCGAGCGACGTACTGGCCGGCGCGGTGCTGGGCGTGGGGGCGGCGTTCGCGCTGCGGGGCGTCGTACCGACCCGTGGACAGCTGCCGGCCCCGGGCCGGCCGCCCGGTGAGGCCCCGGCCCTGCCCGCCGGGCAGGGCCTGGCGGTGGTCGTCAACCGGGAGTCGGGCTCGGCGCCCGCGGCGGCGGCCCTCATCCGGGACGTGCTGCCCCTGGCCGAGGTGACGGTGTGCGCCCCGGCCGAACTGCCGGAGTGCCTGGAGCAGGCGGCGGGCCGGAGCGAGGCGCTCGGTGTCTGCGGGGGTGACGGCACCGTCAACATGGCGGCGGCCGTGGCGGCGACGCACGGCCTGCCGCTCGCCGTCTTCCCCGGCGGGACCCTCAACCACTTCGCGTACGACCTCGGCATCGAGACGGTGCACGACACCGCGGCGGCACTCGCCTCGGGGGACGCGGTCCGGGCCGACCTGGGCCGCTTCCGGCCGGGACCGCAGGGGCCGGACGGGGCGCCCGGTTACTTCCTCAACGCCTTCAGCCTCGGGGTGTACCCGGAGCTGGTACGAACCCGGGAGCACTGGGCACCCAGGATCGGCGGCTGGCCCGCAGGGGTCCTGGCCGCAGCCGAGGCCCTGCGCGGCGCCCGCCCCCTGACCGCCGAACTCCAAGGCAGGAAAAGGCCGTTGTGGCTGCTCTTCGTGGGCAACGGGCTGTTCCGGCGCGTCGGCCCGGCCCCCGGCCGCCGGCACAACCTGGCGGACGGACTGCTGGACGTACGGGTGGTGCACGGCGGCCGGACGCCGGGACTGCGCCTCCTGGCGGCAGCCGTCGCCGGGCCGCTGACCCGTTCACCGGTGCACGCCGCGGTACGGCGGCGCAGGGTGCGGATCTCCGGCCTCGCACCGGGCACCCCCTACGCGTACGACGGTGAAGTGGCGCACTCGCACGGCGAGTTGCTGGTCGACAAACTGCCGGAGGCGCTCACGGTCTACTGCCCCATGCACTTCTGAGCCCACCGGGCCGACATACCGAACAGCGAGACGTGCCGAATAGTGAGACGTCCATCTCAAGATACGACATGGCGGCGTACTGTCGTTCCACCGCTTGCGACTGAAGTCCGAGAGAGGACGTACGGCCATGCCTGAGGAAACCGCCGTCTACACCCATGGGCACCACGAATCGGTGCTGCGTTCCCACCAGTGGCGGACCGCCGCCAATTCGGCTGCCTACCTGGTCGCCGAACTCCGCCCGGGTCAGGCGGTCCTGGACGTCGGCTGCGGGCCCGGCACCATCACGGCCGACATCGCAGGACTCGTCGCACCGGGCCGGGTGACCGCCGTGGACACCGGCCGCGGCATCCTGGACAAGGCGGCCTCGGTGGCGGCCGGACGCGGCCTGGACAACGTCGAGTTCGCCACCGGAGACGTCCACGCACTGGACTTCCCCGACGACTCCTTCGACGTGGTGCACGCCCATCAGGTGCTGCAGCACGTGGGCGACCCCGTGCAGGCGCTGCGCGAGATGCGGCGGGTATGCCGGCCCGGCGGCATCGTGGCCGCGCGCGACAGCGACTACGCGGCGATGACGTGGTACCCGGCCACGGCGGGAATGACGCGATGGCAGGAGCTGTACGGCCGGGTGGCCCGCGCCAACGGCGGTGAGCCCGACGCCGGGCGCCGGCTGCTGTCCTGGGCCCGCCGGGCCGGGTTCACCGACATCACCCCGACCGCCGCGGCCTGGTGTTTCGCCACCCCGGAGGACCGTGCCTGGTGGAGCGGCCTGTGGGCGGACCGTACGACGGCCTCGGCGTACGCGAAGCTGGCGGTGGACGGCGGGCATGCGAGCCCCGGGCAGCTGACGGAGATCGCGGACGCCTGGCGCGCGTGGGGCGAGGAGGCCGACGGGTGGTTCATGGTGCCGCACGGAGAGGTGCTCTGCCGGGCATGACGCCCGGTGGGTGGCCGGGCCGGGGAATCGATCACATCCCCGGGGGCCGCCAACTACCCTGATGGGCATGGACATCCTGGGAACCACGCTGCGCATCTGCGTAGACGACCTGGAGGCCTCGGTGGCCTTCTACGAGGGCCTGACCAGCACTCCGGCGCAGCGCTTCGAGCGCGGCGGGGTCTCGGTCGCCGCGATCGGCTGCTTTCTGCTGATGAGCGGCCCGGAGACGGAGCTGGAGATCTTGCGGAAGGTCACCGCGACGATCGCCGTCAAGGACGTCGACGAGGCCCATGCTGCACTGACGAGGGTGGGCGCGAGGATCGTCGCCGGTCCGGTGCCGACCCCGGCAGGCCGCAACCTGATCGCCCTGCACCCGGACGGCTCCGTGTTCGAGTACGTCGACCGGAACGCGCACGCCTGAACCGTTCAGCTGCTCGACGTCATGGAAGTCCCCGGTCGGCACCTCCGCGCAGTTCCGCAGGACGAAGCCGGTCTGCTCGGGGTCGTGGACCGGTGCGTCAGGCATGCGCCGGCGCAGCGGCCACGAGCGTCGTCTTCCCGCTGCGGGAGGCACAGTTGACCCGGATGATCACCGGGGCGACTTCTCCGGCTCCGGTCCGGTGAGGGCGGCGACGACCAGGTCGGCGAGCAGGGCGCCGGCACTGCCGTCGGGGTCCAGGTCGGGGTCGTAGATCGTGACGTTGAGCCCCGCGCAGTGCGGCGAGCGGACCAGGGTGCGCAGCAGCGGTTCGAGTTCCTCCGGGAGCAGCCCGCCGTCGTCGGGGCTGTCGACGGCGGGCATGACGCCCGGGTCGAGCGCATCGGCGTCGAGGTGCACCCAGAAGCCGTCCAGGGCCTGGACCTCCAGCGTCCGGACCACGGCGCGGGCGATGTCGTCGGCGCCCCGCTCCCTGATCTCCCCGACCGTCGCATGCGTGATCTTCAGCGCGGTCAGCTCGGCACGGTCCTCGTCCCCGTCGCGCATACCGAGGAGCCGGATGTCCTCGTCCCTGAGGTAGGGCCCGAGCCCTTCCAGGTCGGCGAGGTCCGCCTGGCCGCGCCCGGTGGCGAGGGCGAGCTCCTCACCGGCGGCGGCGCCGATCCGGGTGCTGTTGCCGGGGTGCCGGAAGTCCGCCGAGCCGTCGATCGCGGCGAGCCCGTAGCGTCCGATGCGGCGCAGGGCGAGGGTGGCGCCGAGCTGGATGGAGCAGTCGCCCCCGAGGACGAGCGGGAATGCGCCGGCCTTGACGTGGCCCTCGATACGGTCGGCGAGAGTGCGGGTGTAACGGGCGAGCGCGGCGGCGTTGAAGACCCCGTCGCCCTCCTGCCAGTCACCGCGGTCATAGCGCGGAGGGACGACGACACCGCCCTCGAACGCCCCGAGGCGCTGCACGATCCGCTGCTCGCGCAGCGCACCGGCCAGTTTGCAGCAACCGGGCACGGTGCCGGGGGCCGGGGGCCTCAGCCCCAGGTTGGACGGGGCGTCGAGGACCACGATATTCCGCATGCGCGCCATCCTTGCCGTCGTACCCTTCGTCTTCAACGGGTGTCGAGCAGAGGACGGCAGGACGATGGGCACGCAGCACACGTACCGGGTGATCGTGCGGGGAACCTGGGAGGGGCTGCCGGAGAGCGACCGCTTCCGGTTGCTGGCGGAGGTGGAGGAGCACGGCCTCGCGGCCATGCGCTTCACCGAGGAGGGTTCGCTCACCTACGACGCCGCGCTGAAGCACTTCAGTTTCCGGTACGTGGTGACCTCGGACGCCGAGGACGGCGACGAGATGGCGGCGGCGATCGCCGAGGACCGCGCGCAGACGACGCTGCGGGAACGGGGCCTCGGTCACGGCGAGCTGCGCTCCACCGTCACGGACCTGGACACGATGAAGATCAACTACAAGGGGCGGCGGGGGCCGGGCGCGGTGTGACGGCGCACAGGAGGCTGCTGTCGCCGGACGGCGGGCCGCCGAAGGGCAGGCTCCACCAAGAGCCGGCCCACCCGTCGTCCGCGGTCCACGTCACCCCCTCACCATGTGGGCCGTCCACCGCTTCCCGAACCCGCGCTTCGTTGTCACAGCCGTTGCCTCTGCGTCAGACGATCGGGCGTCAGACCATCGGGCGTCAGACCACCGGGCGTCAGACCACCGGGGCGAAGAAGAAGGTGTCGCGGCTGCGGAACGTCCCGTTCTCGGAGAACGTGAAGAAGTCGGCGAAGCGCAGTGACACCTGCCGCTCGTCCTGCAGCGTTCCCTCGAACGTGCCGTACACCGCCGCAGCGTCCTCGTGCACCAGCACGGCCCTCACCGGACCTCCAGGAAGCCCGACTCGTACGCGATCACCACGGCCTGGGTGCGGTCCCGGGCACCCAGTTTGGCGAGGGTGCTGCTGACGTGGGTCTTGACCGTCTGCACCCCCAGACACAGCTCCGCCGCGATCTCCGCGTTCGACATCCCCTGCCCCATCAGGCGCAGCACCTCGGCCTCTCGTTCAGTGAACTGCACGTGGCCCAGCGCGCTCTTGGAGGCCCTCTTGAGCCTCCCCGAGACCAGGCCGCGGATGGCGGTGGGAAAGAGCACCGAGTCCCCCGTGGCCACGGTGTGCACCGCCTGGACGATCTCGGCCGGCCGGGAGCGCTTGAGCAGAAATCCCGAAGCCCCCTCCCGCAGCGCTTCGTAGACGTAGTCGTCGCGCTCGAAGGTGGTGATCATCAGGACGCGCGGCGGATCCGGGACGGTCGCCATCAGTTCGCGGGTGGCGGTGATGCCGTCGACCCGGGGCATCCGGACATCCATGATCACCACGTCCGGCCGCAGTTCCAGCACCTTGGCGACGACCTCGGAACCGTCGGACGCCTCGCCGACGACGGTGATCCCGTCGCTGTTGCCGAGGATGGCGGACATTCCGGTCCGCACGAGTTCTTCGTCGTCGACGAGCAGGACAGAGATGGTCATGTCAGGATCCCAATCGTAGGGGCAGGGAGGCGCTGACGATCCAGCGCCCCGACTCGGCTCCGGCAGCGGCATTGCCGCCCAGGAGTGCGGCTCTCTCCCGCAGGCTGCGCAGGCCCTTCCCCGTACCTGACGTCTGCCCGGCTGTCTCCACCAGCGTATTCGCCACGGAAAGCTCCAACTGTTCCTCCCTTATCTCCAGAACGACGTCCACGGCCGACCCGGGGGCGTGCTTCATGGCGTTGGTCAGCGACTCCTGAAGGATGCGGTACGCCTCGCGGGTGACCACGCCCGGCACCCCCTCGAAGCTCGCGGCCGCGCGGCACGTGACGATCACCCCCGCCGCGCGGCTCGCCTCCAGCAGTGGGCCGATGTCCGCCAGCGTAGGAGCCGCCGTATGGGCGGTGCCGCCCTCCTCCTGCTCCTTCAGATAGCCCAGCGTGCGCTCCAGGTCCTCCAGGGCGCGCCGGCCGACCTCCTCGATGGCGGTCAGCGCGCGGACCGCGAAGTCCTTGTTCACATCGATCAGTTCGCGAGCGGCGCTGGCCTGGAGGACGGTCGCCGTGAGGGCGTGGCCGATGGAGTCGTGCAGTTCGCCGGCGAGCCGGTTGCGGGCCAGCAGGTCGTCCGCCCGGCGCTCCGCATCCGCGAGCCGTTCCGCGGCGGACGGCCCCAGCAACCTCTTGGCGAACGCGAGTTGCAGCTTCCCGGCGCCGACGAGGACGGCACCGAGGAGCAGCAGCAGGGGTGGGACGAACACCAGGTACCAGATGTGCTCGCGGCCCCCCGGAATGTCGAGTCCCAGGACCCGGCGGGTCTGCTCGGCCGCGGGTACGGTCGCCACGGTCCCGGTCACCGACAGCAGCTGGGCGAGAACGCTCACGACGAGGAGCCCCCACCACACCCGAGCGACGAGCCACACACTGGTGCGCCAGCGTGCGGCGAAACCCTTCCCCCCAGCCAGGCTGATCTCGTTCTCGTCCGTCGGCGCGAGCAGTTGCCGGGCCTGGATCCCCTCCGCGCGCCGCACACCCGGCAGCATCCCGAGGAGCAGCAGGACGGGCAGGGGGACGAGCGCCGAGGCGATGAGGGTCCGTGGGAGGGACGGCGAGAAGCCGGGATAGATCAGCACGCACACCGGTCCCACGGCCGCGCCGATGAGCAGATGCAGGCCTCGGGTGTAGGTACGCCCCTTGGCCATGACGGAGAGATGCGTGGTCAACGGTGGCCTGACAGCCATCTCGGGTTCCTCCCTCCCCGGAGGGAGGAGATTCCCGCCCCCGGGGGATCCGCTGCGCGCGGTGAAACGATTGACTCAGGGACATGAAGAGCGACAAGGAATCCACGAACAATACGGGAGCCGGACCCGCCATCGACGTGACAGGTCTGGTCAAGACCTACGGTGACAAGACCGTGGTGAACGGTCTGACCTTCCAGGTACAGGCCGGAGTGGTCACCGGTTTCCTCGGCCCCAACGGTGCCGGGAAGTCGACGACCATGCGGATGATGCTCGGTCTCGACCGACCGACCGAAGGCCGGGTGCTCATCTCGGGCCGGGCCTACGAAGACCTGGGCGAACCGCTGCGGCACGTCGGTGCCCTGCTGGACGCGGGAGCCGTCCACCCCGGCCGGACCGCTCGCGATCACCTGCTCTGCATCGCCCGCGCCAACCGCATCCCCGACTCCCGGGTCGAGGAGGTGCTGGAGCAGGTCGGCATGACGGCCACGGCCAAGCGGCGCATCGGTGGTTTCTCCCTGGGCATGCGCCAGCGTCTGGGCATCGCCGCAGCGCTGCTCGGCGACCCGCAGGTGCTGATTCTGGACGAGCCGGTGAACGGCCTCGACCCCGAGGGCATCCGCTGGCTGCGGCACTTCCTGAAGGACCTGACGGCGCAGGGCCGGGCGGTGTTCATCTCCAGCCACCTGATGACCGAGATGGCGCTGCTCGCCGACCGCCTGATCATCATCGGCAAGGGCAGCCTGCTGGCCGACGTCTCCATGGCCAAGTTCGCCGAGGAGTACGGACGCAGCCGGGTACGGGTGAGGTCCACCGAGCCGGTGCGGCTGCAGGCGGCCCTGGTACGCAAGGGCCTGCGCGTGGAGTCCGTCGCCGACCACAGCCTGGAGGTGTACGCGGTCGGAGCCGACGAGGTCGGCCGGATCGCCGCTCACGAAGGAACCCCCGTCCTGGAGTTGTCGCAGGTCGAGGACTCATTGGAAGACGCTTTCATGCGCATGACCGCCGACTCGGTGGAATACGCGGCACGACCCCTGGGAGAGGTGGCCTGAACATGTCCGTCAACGCAGTTCTCTACTCGGAGTGGACGAAGATCCGCTCGGTTCGTTCGGTCGCCTGGGCCCTGCCCCTGTCCGCCGTCCTCCTCATCGGCATCGGCGCAGGCGTGTGCGGCTCGGTCGGCGCCGCCGAGTCCGACGCCGAGAGCTTCGACCCGGTCCAGCTCGGCTTCTACGGTCTCTTCTTCGCTCATGTCGTCGTGATCGCCTTCGCGGTCCTGGTGGTGGGCAACGAGTACAACACCGGTGCCATCCGCACATCCCTGGCCACCGTGCCCCGGCGCGGTCTCTTCTACGGCGCCAAGCTGACCACCGCGGCGGCCCTGGCCCTCGTGGCAGGAGCGGTCGCCTCGGCCGGCACCTTCTTCGCCTCGCAGAGCTTGCTGGGCGAACACGGTGTCGCGTTCGGTGACGAAGGCACCGTCCGCGCGGTCATCTCCGGCGCCCTCTACTTCCCGCTCCTGGCCATCATGTGCATGGGCATCACCGCGATGCTCCGCAGCCAGATGCTCTCCATGGGCCTCCTGGTGCCGGTGCTCTTCCTCGTCTCCCCCGTCCTGGCCGAGATCCCGGGCCTGCGCGAACTGGCCTGGTACCTGCCGGACCGCGCCGGCCAGTACGCCCTGCGGGTCAACCTCGACCCGGCCGCTCCGTACAGCCCGGTGACCGGCCTGCTGATCCTGGCGCTCTGGGCGGCCGCGGGGGCGGTGGGCGGCTGGCTCGTGCTCCGCAAGCGCGACGCGTGAGCGCGGGCAGGCAACCGAGCAGCAGCTCCGGGAGGCCGCTGGATACAGCGGGAGGGGACGGCGGAACCACCTGCCCTCCCCTTCCGTCGTTCACGGCTCCCGGGCGTGGAGCCGTGTGAGCGGCAGGAACGCGTATCCGTCACCGGCCTCCGCCGGGGGTTCCAGCAGTTGCCGGTCGACCAGCTGCTCCAGCTCCTCCTCGGCCTCCCATGCCCCGCGGCGCAGGACCACGGCCGCCTCACGCGCCGTGAACGCCCGGACGGCGCCTCGTGCCAGAACACGCAGCGTCTCCCGCAGGGCCGGCCCCGGGCCGTCGTGCGCGAGGGGACCCAACTGGACCAGCCGAACTCCATGATGTCGACCCGGCTGCCGTCGTCCACCGGGAGTTCGTAGGCGGCGCCGCGCCGCAAGACGGCCATGCCGAGCAGCACTCCTTCCCCGGCGCACCGGTCGGCCGTCGCTATGCGTTCGGCGATCGAACCGGATACCTGCAACTCGATGTCCGCGCGGGTTGACGTTCCACCGTCTTCCTGCGGGCGGACCCGCTGCCCGCCGTCCCGGCGGGATCCGGCGCGCCCCCCTCTTCCGGCTGGCCCGCTTCCCCCGCCCCGCGCCGCCGCGGCAGCCCTCGACAGCCGGTTTCGCGAGCGCCCTGGTGGCCGCCGTCCCCGCACGGGTGCCCGGGCGGGCCGTCCGGACCCTCCTGTCGATCGCTCGTGGGGTGGCACCGCCGGGTCGGGCGCTTTCGCGGCACGGACCGAGGAGGGTGAGCCGCATGACGCACTGGCTTTTCGGCGACCAGCTCGGACCACACTTTCTGCCGTCGGACGACGCCGGCCCCGGCGATGACACGCCGCTGCTGATGATCGAGGCGCTGTCCGTGTTCCGGCGGCGCCGCTTCCACCGTGCCAAGGCCCATCTGGTCCTGTCGGCCATGCGGCACCGTGCGGCCGAGCTGGGCGACCGGATCACGTACGTCAAGGCGGACACCTACCGGCAGGGGCTCGCGCGAGCGGTCGGCGACTCCGCCGTCAGCGTGCATCACCCGACGTCCCGCGCGGCCCTGCGGTTCGTCCGCTCCCTGCCGCAGGTGACGGTGGGCCCGGCGCGCGGCTTCCTCGTCCGGACGACGGATTTCACGGCGTGGGCCGACGGGCAGGGCGGCGAGCGGCTGCGGCAGGAGGACTTCTACCGGTGGGTGCGGCACGGGCACGATCTGCTGATGGAGGGCGACCGGCCCGCCGGTGGCCGGTGGAACCTCGACCACGACAACCGGCAGTCGCCGCCCCGCAAAGAAGCCACATTGCCGGTGCCCGGCCCCTACCGTCCCCGTGAGGACGCGATCGACGACGAGGTACGGCGGGATCTGGACCGCTGGGAGAAGGACGGCAGCGTCTCCTTCGTCGGCCGGGACGGGCCCCGCCTGTTTCCGGCCACGCGCACGGAGGCCCGTCGCGCTCTGGAGCGTTTCGTCGAACAGCGGCTGCGCACCTTCGGTCCGTACGAGGACGCCATGCTCGCCGCCGACCCCGTGATGAGCCACAGCCTGCTGTCCTCCTCGCTCAACCTCGGCCTCCTCGATCCGGCGGAGTGCGTCGAGCGGGCCGAGACGGCCTGGCGGGAGGGCCGGGCTCCACTCAACAGCGTCGAGGGCTTCGTCCGTCAGGTCGCCGGCTGGCGTGAGTACGTGTGGCAGCTCTACTGGTACTTCGGCGAGGACTACCGGCACTCCAACGTCCTGGGTCACACCGCCCCCCTGCCCGGATGGTGGAACGACCTGGAGGCGGACGACGTACGGGCACGCTGCCTGGCCACGGTCCTGGCCCAGGTGCGCGACACCGGATGGACCCATCACATCCCCAGGCTGATGGTGCTGGGGAACTACGCGCTGCAGCGCGGATGGGACCCCGCGGAGCTCACGGACTGGTTCCACCGGTGCTTCGTCGACGGCTACGACTGGGTGATGCTGCCCAATGTCGTCGGCATGTCCCAGTACGCGGACGGCGGCCGGATGACCACGAAGCCGTACTCGTCCGGGGGCGCCTACATCAACCGGATGAGCGACATGTGCGGGCCCTGCGTCTACCGCCCCACCGATCGGGTCGGCGAACACGCCTGCCCCTACACGGCCGGTTACTGGGCCTTCATGGACCGGCACCGGGCCCGTCTGGAGCACAACCAC from Streptomyces sp. B1I3 includes:
- a CDS encoding DUF6204 family protein; amino-acid sequence: MGTQHTYRVIVRGTWEGLPESDRFRLLAEVEEHGLAAMRFTEEGSLTYDAALKHFSFRYVVTSDAEDGDEMAAAIAEDRAQTTLRERGLGHGELRSTVTDLDTMKINYKGRRGPGAV
- a CDS encoding sensor histidine kinase translates to MAVRPPLTTHLSVMAKGRTYTRGLHLLIGAAVGPVCVLIYPGFSPSLPRTLIASALVPLPVLLLLGMLPGVRRAEGIQARQLLAPTDENEISLAGGKGFAARWRTSVWLVARVWWGLLVVSVLAQLLSVTGTVATVPAAEQTRRVLGLDIPGGREHIWYLVFVPPLLLLLGAVLVGAGKLQLAFAKRLLGPSAAERLADAERRADDLLARNRLAGELHDSIGHALTATVLQASAARELIDVNKDFAVRALTAIEEVGRRALEDLERTLGYLKEQEEGGTAHTAAPTLADIGPLLEASRAAGVIVTCRAAASFEGVPGVVTREAYRILQESLTNAMKHAPGSAVDVVLEIREEQLELSVANTLVETAGQTSGTGKGLRSLRERAALLGGNAAAGAESGRWIVSASLPLRLGS
- a CDS encoding ABC transporter permease, which encodes MSVNAVLYSEWTKIRSVRSVAWALPLSAVLLIGIGAGVCGSVGAAESDAESFDPVQLGFYGLFFAHVVVIAFAVLVVGNEYNTGAIRTSLATVPRRGLFYGAKLTTAAALALVAGAVASAGTFFASQSLLGEHGVAFGDEGTVRAVISGALYFPLLAIMCMGITAMLRSQMLSMGLLVPVLFLVSPVLAEIPGLRELAWYLPDRAGQYALRVNLDPAAPYSPVTGLLILALWAAAGAVGGWLVLRKRDA
- a CDS encoding ABC transporter ATP-binding protein, translated to MKSDKESTNNTGAGPAIDVTGLVKTYGDKTVVNGLTFQVQAGVVTGFLGPNGAGKSTTMRMMLGLDRPTEGRVLISGRAYEDLGEPLRHVGALLDAGAVHPGRTARDHLLCIARANRIPDSRVEEVLEQVGMTATAKRRIGGFSLGMRQRLGIAAALLGDPQVLILDEPVNGLDPEGIRWLRHFLKDLTAQGRAVFISSHLMTEMALLADRLIIIGKGSLLADVSMAKFAEEYGRSRVRVRSTEPVRLQAALVRKGLRVESVADHSLEVYAVGADEVGRIAAHEGTPVLELSQVEDSLEDAFMRMTADSVEYAARPLGEVA
- a CDS encoding SMP-30/gluconolactonase/LRE family protein gives rise to the protein MTSAWEVAVREQAELGEGPTWDPATGRLIWVDILSARVHTYDPSTGRRTVMTTGQHVGAAKPRAGGGLVVNLRDGTGLYDADGAFSWLVHDPVPGRRGNDAAVAPDGALWAGTMRYDEREAGGSLSRIAPDGTVTVVPDAVTVGNGTGWSPDGRLMYYIDTPTRRIDVFDVDGPRVANRRPFVTVEPDSGWPDGLTVDADGCVWVAFWDGAAVRRYTPDGRPDLVVGLPVRRPTACAFGGADLRDLYISTARTGQDAPHPLSGSLLVVPDAGRGLPGTPFAG
- a CDS encoding methyltransferase domain-containing protein, with the protein product MPEETAVYTHGHHESVLRSHQWRTAANSAAYLVAELRPGQAVLDVGCGPGTITADIAGLVAPGRVTAVDTGRGILDKAASVAAGRGLDNVEFATGDVHALDFPDDSFDVVHAHQVLQHVGDPVQALREMRRVCRPGGIVAARDSDYAAMTWYPATAGMTRWQELYGRVARANGGEPDAGRRLLSWARRAGFTDITPTAAAWCFATPEDRAWWSGLWADRTTASAYAKLAVDGGHASPGQLTEIADAWRAWGEEADGWFMVPHGEVLCRA
- a CDS encoding bifunctional phosphatase PAP2/diacylglycerol kinase family protein codes for the protein MPTPSSPPSPRRWRGWLHERDLAAFRSVAERHWPGAEPVLPRLSRSANHGLLWFGAAAGMAALGTSARSRRAALRGVASLAVASAAINTVGKGAVRRERPILDMVPVIRQLKRQPFTTSFPSGHAASAAAFATGVALESKGWGAVVAPVAAAVAASRVYTGVHYPSDVLAGAVLGVGAAFALRGVVPTRGQLPAPGRPPGEAPALPAGQGLAVVVNRESGSAPAAAALIRDVLPLAEVTVCAPAELPECLEQAAGRSEALGVCGGDGTVNMAAAVAATHGLPLAVFPGGTLNHFAYDLGIETVHDTAAALASGDAVRADLGRFRPGPQGPDGAPGYFLNAFSLGVYPELVRTREHWAPRIGGWPAGVLAAAEALRGARPLTAELQGRKRPLWLLFVGNGLFRRVGPAPGRRHNLADGLLDVRVVHGGRTPGLRLLAAAVAGPLTRSPVHAAVRRRRVRISGLAPGTPYAYDGEVAHSHGELLVDKLPEALTVYCPMHF
- a CDS encoding VOC family protein, with protein sequence MDILGTTLRICVDDLEASVAFYEGLTSTPAQRFERGGVSVAAIGCFLLMSGPETELEILRKVTATIAVKDVDEAHAALTRVGARIVAGPVPTPAGRNLIALHPDGSVFEYVDRNAHA
- a CDS encoding arginase family protein, producing MRNIVVLDAPSNLGLRPPAPGTVPGCCKLAGALREQRIVQRLGAFEGGVVVPPRYDRGDWQEGDGVFNAAALARYTRTLADRIEGHVKAGAFPLVLGGDCSIQLGATLALRRIGRYGLAAIDGSADFRHPGNSTRIGAAAGEELALATGRGQADLADLEGLGPYLRDEDIRLLGMRDGDEDRAELTALKITHATVGEIRERGADDIARAVVRTLEVQALDGFWVHLDADALDPGVMPAVDSPDDGGLLPEELEPLLRTLVRSPHCAGLNVTIYDPDLDPDGSAGALLADLVVAALTGPEPEKSPR
- a CDS encoding response regulator transcription factor — translated: MTISVLLVDDEELVRTGMSAILGNSDGITVVGEASDGSEVVAKVLELRPDVVIMDVRMPRVDGITATRELMATVPDPPRVLMITTFERDDYVYEALREGASGFLLKRSRPAEIVQAVHTVATGDSVLFPTAIRGLVSGRLKRASKSALGHVQFTEREAEVLRLMGQGMSNAEIAAELCLGVQTVKTHVSSTLAKLGARDRTQAVVIAYESGFLEVR
- a CDS encoding IclR family transcriptional regulator, translating into MGRLVPAVTRALDVLELFLQGEGTLSAPEVTRKLQLPRTTVHELLTTLAARSYLVTVPGQPGRYRLGVRTYQLGSRYAEQLDLAAEGQQVAREVAETCGETVHVAILEDTEVIYIAKVDSTHAVRMVSAAGRKLPAHCTSVGKLLLAALPEAELDARLDGRELVAMTDNSLTDAAELRAALAVVRKRGIAVEHRESNPDVSCVAAPVRDRSGRVVAALSISVPMIRWSEEREAELAQLASGGADALSGRLGHHRGQA